The following proteins are co-located in the Anser cygnoides isolate HZ-2024a breed goose chromosome 2, Taihu_goose_T2T_genome, whole genome shotgun sequence genome:
- the LOC106036790 gene encoding solute carrier family 22 member 13-like, which yields MSGIGEILKAVGDFGTFQKRLVLFSVLPCLSLAFHQFCQLFMVPNLPHYCNTSWIRAVGPNLTEEEQLNLTVPRDADGAYEQCSMYSPVDWDLGSIVAYGLNATEKCSSGWVYPSAQQPSLLTEFDLVCDRKDLNDISQSVYMLGLFLGAMIFGPLSDRIGRRPVLLISIFLQGFFGVGIAFVPHFYVYMAFRCVVGASVSGINMTLLALATEWVGVSYRPRAVLITHCCFAIGQMILAGLSYGIRNWRLLEIAGSAPIFALFFFIWVLPESARWLVTKGKIEEAKKVLQKAASINKRTIPPGLLEQLKCETQAKSGSFLDLFRKKHLRKVTLIMSCAWFVNSLVYYGLSLNVTNFGLDIYLTQLAFGAVEIPARLGCIFLLQWFGRRKSQAGTLLLSGLVCLIIAGIPEDQPVAITVLATIGKFAASASFSSSYVYSAELFPTVIRQSGVGLCSMAARVAGIIAPLIRLLEQYHRAVPMAIFGSAPVLGGLLCFLLPETRGAELVDDTRGGRPAAEACENANSSSENGQVKVKDGGQDNEYTKTTYF from the exons ATGTCGGGCATCGGGGAAATTCTGAAGGCAGTTGGTGATTTTGGGACATTTCAGAAACGGCTGGTGCTCTTCTCCGTGCTCCCATGCCTCAGCCTGGCCTTCCACCAGTTTTGCCAGCTTTTTATGGTTCCAAACCTGCCTCATTACTGCAACACCAGCTGGATCCGTGCCGTCGGCCCCAACCTGACcgaggaggagcagctgaaccTCACCGTGCCCCGCGACGCGGACGGGGCGTACGAGCAGTGCTCCATGTACTCGCCCGTGGACTGGGACCTCGGCTCCATCGTGGCGTACGGCCTGAACGCCACGGAGAAGTGCAGCAGTGGCTGGGTGTACCCCTCAGCACAGCAGCCGTCCCTGCTCACCGAG TTCGACCTCGTGTGCGACAGGAAGGACCTGAATGacatctcccagtctgtctACATGCTGGGACTGTTCCTGGGAGCCATGATCTTTGGGCCACTAAGCGACAG GATCGGCCGCCGGCCAGTCCTTCTGATCTCCATCTTCCTCCAGGGCTTTTTTGGTGTAGGAATTGCCTTTGTGCCCCATTTCTACGTATACATGGCCTTCAGATGTGTCGTGGGGGCTTCAGTGTCAGGGATCAACATGACCTTACTGGCTTTAG CTACGGAATGGGTTGGGGTCTCCTATCGACCACGTGCAGTGCTTATTACTCACTGCTGTTTTGCCATTGGACAAATGATTTTGGCTGGCTTGAGTTATGGGATTCGTAACTGGAGGTTGCTGGAAATTGCAGGATCTGCTCCTATATTtgcccttttcttcttcatctg GGTGCTACCAGAGTCGGCTCGATGGCTGGTGACAAAAGGCAAAATAGAAGAAGCTAAGAAGGTCCTTCAGAAAGCGGCATCCATCAACAAGCGCACCATCCCACCGGGACTCCTTGAGCAG CTGAAGTGTGAGACACAGGCTAAGTCTGGAAGTTTTCTGGATCTCTTTCGGAAGAAGCACCTCCGGAAGGTGACTTTAATCATGTCGTGTGCCTG gTTCGTTAACAGCCTTGTCTACTATGGTCTGAGTCTGAATGTGACTAATTTTGGTCTGGACATCTACCTGACACAGCTTGCATTTGGAGCAGTGGAAATCCCAGCCCGTCTTGGTTGTATCTTCCTGCTGCAGTGGTTTGGGAGGAGGAAATCCCAGGCTGGCACCCTGCTGCTGAGTGGCCTGGTGTGTTTGATCATCGCTGGCATCCCTGAAG ACCAGCCCGTGGCGATCACTGTCCTGGCCACCATTGGCAAGTTTGCTGCCTcagcctccttctcctcctcctacgTCTACTCCGCAGAGCTCTTCCCCACCGTCATCAG GCAAAGCGGCGTGGGGCTGTGCTCGATGGCGGCGCGGGTGGCGGGGATCATCGCCCCGCTGATCCGCCTCCTGGAGCAGTACCACCGGGCCGTCCCCATGGCCATCTTCGGCAGTGCCcccgtgctgggggggctgctctgcttcctgctgccCGAGACCCGCGGCGCCGAGCTGGTGGATGACACGAGGGGTGGCCGCCCCGCAGCAGAG gCCTGTGAAAatgccaacagcagctctgaaaatgGACAAGTGAAAGTAAAAGATGGTGGCCAAGACAATGAGTACACAAAGACCACTTATTTCTAG